The following proteins come from a genomic window of Zonotrichia leucophrys gambelii isolate GWCS_2022_RI chromosome 4, RI_Zleu_2.0, whole genome shotgun sequence:
- the LETM1 gene encoding mitochondrial proton/calcium exchanger protein, translating into MASMLLQSCGRRAGRLPRALRRPPRPGNLGDRACLSCTSLRLANKMTVHFKYCTSVPPVYAYSKKAHYCCWTKGSEQIPFTLTSSSGSWTPLASLGVLGPQYLPVRWWHSSRPLQDDSIVEKSLKSLKDKNKKLEEGGPVYSPTEVEVVKKSLGQRIVDELKHYYHGFRLLWIDTKIAARMLWRILHGNTLSRRERRQFLRICADLFRLVPFLVFLVVPFMEFLLPVALKLFPNMLPSTFETKSKKEERLKKELRVKLELAKFLQDTIEEMALKNKAAKGNVTKDFSTFFQKIRETGERPSNEEILRFSKLFEDELTLDNLTRPQLVALCKLLELQSIGTNNFLRFQLTMRLRSIKADDKMIAEEGVDTLTVKELQAACRARGMRALGVTEERLKEQLKQWLDLHLNQEIPTSLLILSRAMYLPDTLSPADQLKTTLQTLPDSAAKEAQVKVAEVEGEKIDNKVRLEATLQEEEAIRKENEEKKMSEAAEKAKETLEAAAMKAAEPAVDLEATALQAKKSQVVMDIEPELARAGAAVHSEALIDTAPVLEGIKGEEITKEEIDVLSDACNKLQEQKKSLTKEKEELEELKDDIQEYNEDLQEIKELSKTGEEEAVEESKASKRLTKRVNRMIGQIDKIIVELETSQKTADEKLDGEDTPAGKNLISITELINAMKQIQKIPEEKLTRIAEALDENKDGQIDIDNVVKVVELIDKEDIDIGTSQVAEIMSLLQKEEKLEEKEKAKEKHDKEAAEAKN; encoded by the exons gacTGTACACTTTAAATATTGCACTAGTGTCCCTCCTGTTTACGCCTACTCCAAAAAAGCTCACTATTGTTGTTGGACTAAAGGATCTGAGCAAATACCCTTCACTCTCACGAGCTCCTCTGGCTCATGGACGCCACTAGCATCCCTGGGTGTTTTAGGTCCCCAGTACCTTCCAGTTAGGTGGTGGCATTCTTCACGTCCCCTTCAAGATGACTCCATAGTTGAAAAGTCACTCAAGTCCTTAAAGGACAAAAACAAGAAGCTGGAAGAAGGAGGTCCTGTATATAGTCCAACAGAAGTGGAAGTTGTAAAGAAATCTCTTGGGCAGAGGATTGTGGATGAACTGAAGCACTATTACCACGGGTTTCGCTTGCTGTGGATTGACACCAAAATCGCAGCCAGGATGCTCTGGAGAATCCTGCACGGGAACACTTTGTCTCGTCGGGAGCGGAGACAG tttCTTCGAATATGTGCTGATCTTTTTCGCCTGGTCCCTTTCTTGGTTTTTCTTGTTGTCCCATTTATGGAATTTTTACTTCCAGTAGCTCTTAAGTTGTTCCCTAATATGCTTCCTTCTACATTTGAGACAAAGTCCAAAAAG gagGAAAGATTGAAGAAAGAATTGAGAGTAAAGCTTGAATTGGCTAAATTCCTTCAAGACACCATTGAGGAGATGgccttaaaaaataaagcagccaAGGGAAATGTTACAAAAGATTTTTCAACATTCTTTCAAAAG ATCAGGGAAACTGGTGAAAGACCCAGTAATGAGGAGATCTTAAGGTTCTCTAAACTGTTTGAAGATGAGCTGACACTGGACAATCTGACCAGGCCTCAGCTGGTGGCACTTTGTAAATTGTTGGAACTTCAGTCAATTGGGACAAATAACTTTCTCCGCTTCCAGCTGACAATGAGGTTGAGGAGCATAAAAGCAGATGACAAG ATGATTGCTGAAGAGGGGGTTGATACCCTGACTGTtaaagagctgcaggcagcttgTCGTGCCCGAGGGatgagagctctgggtgtgaCAGAGGAGCGTCTCAAGGAACAGCTCAAACAG TGGTTAGATCTACATCTGAACCAGGAAATTCCTACTTCCTTGCTTATTTTATCCAGAGCCATGTATCTTCCAGATACCCTTTCTCCAGCTGATCAGCTCAAAACAACCCTTCAGACACTACCAGACAGTGCT gCCAAAGAGGCTCAAGTGAAAGTGGCAGAAGTTGAAGGTGAAAAAATAGATAACAAAGTACGACTGGAAGCAACACTTCAGGAAGAAGAAGccatcagaaaagaaaatgaagaaaagaaaatgtctgaaGCTGCAGAGAAAGCCAAAGAAACCCTTGAGGCTGCAGCCATG aaagCGGCGGAACCAGCAGTAGATCTTGAAGCAACTGCTCTGCAAGCTAAAAAAAGCCAGGTGGTGATGGATATTGAACCAGAACTGGCACGGGCAGGTGCAGCAGTGCACTCAGAGGCACTGATAGATACAGCACCAGTGCTGGAAGGCATTAAG GGTGAGGAAATCACCAAGGAAGAGATTGATGTGCTGAGTGATGCTTGCAACAAGctacaggaacagaaaaaatcactaacaaaagaaaaggaggagctTGAGGAACTGAAGGATGATATCCAGGAATATAATGAG GACTTGCAAGAGATAAAGGAGCTTTCTAAAACTGGTGAGGAAGAGGCAGTGGAAGAGTCAAAGGCAagcaagagactgacaaagaGAGTGAACCGAATGATTGGTCAGATAGACAAAATTATTGTAGAATTAGAAACAAGTCAAAAGACAGCAGATGAAAAGCTGGATGGTGAGGATACTCCTGCTGG GAAGAATCTCATCAGCATTACTGAGCTAATTAATGCAATGAAACAAATTCAGAAGATTCCAGAGGAGAAGCTAACAAGGATTGCAGAGGCACTAGATGAAAACAAGGATGGCCAAATTGATATAGATAATGTTGTTAAG GTTGTAGAATTGATTGACAAAGAAGATATTGATATTGGCACCAGCCAAGTTGCTGAGATTATGTCACTGcttcaaaaagaagaaaaactggaggagaaagagaaagcaaaggaaaagcatgATAAGGAAGCTGCGGAAGCAAAGAATTAA